The segment AAAATTTAGCATATTTCCCGAACAAAACAAGGCGGGCTCCTGCATTGACTAAAACCACCGGCGAATCGGATAACATGGCTGAACTGGTCGACCAGCCAAGCCAGGAAGAGCTGCCCTTCGCCTACGTCGCGGGGAGGGCGATTACCGAACTGCCCAAAGACCTTTATATTCCGCCCGACGCTCTGGAAATATTTCTGGAGGCCTTCGAGGGACCTCTCGATCTGCTCCTTTATCTGATCAAGCGCCAGAATATCGATATTCTTGAAATCAATGTCTCGGATATCACCCAGCAATACATGGCCTACGTGGATTTAATGGAGGCGTCACAGTTCGAGCTGGCGGCAGAATACCTGGTGATGGCCGCGACCCTGGCTGAAATCAAGTCGCGTATTCTGCTCCCTCGCCAGCAGGAAGAGGAAGATGAAGAAGAGGATCCTCGCACACAGCTGATTCGCCGTTTACAAGAATATGAACGCTACAAGAAGGCTGCCGAGGACATTGAGGAACTGCCGCGCATGGATCGGGATCTGTACCAGGCCAGCGGCGCGCTGCCGGAAATTGATCGGGTGGTTTCCGATCCCGACGTGGATCTGCAGACCGTGTTACAGGCCCTGGCCGCTGTTTTGCGTCGCGGCGACATGTTCGAGCATCATCATGTGCAACGTGAAACCCTGTCCACGCGGGAAAAAATGTCTGAGGTTCTGGCCAGGCTTTCCACTCAGAAATTTGTTCCCTTGGTCTCCCTGTTGCTGCGAGAGGAGGGGCGCCTGGGAGTCGTGGTAACATTCCTGGCTGTCATGGAATTGATCAAAGATTCCATGATCGAGATAGTCCAGAGTGAGCCCTTTGCTCCAATCCATCTGAAAGCACGAAGTTGATCACGAAGTTGATAATGGCGCGAAGCCCGGGAAGAGCGGCCGGAAGTAACAGGCTATGGTAGATGTAGATAACAAGATAAAGATGATCGTTGAAGGGTTGCTGCTGGCTGCCGGCAAGCCGCTCAGTCTCAGTGTGATCGCAGGCGTGTTCAGCGAGGATGAGCGCCCTGAACCCGCGGAATTACGGGATGTGCTGACAGCCATAGCCGAAGACTGCAATGACCGGGGTTTCGAGCTGAAGGAAGTCGCTTCCGGCTTCCGCTTTCAGGTTAAACAGGACATCAGTGAATGGATAGCGCGACTGTGGGAAGAGAAGCCTCCCCGCTACAGCCGTGCTCTGCTGGAGACGCTGGCGCTCATCGCTTATCGCCAGCCTATTACGCGGGGCGATATTGAAGAGATCCGCGGTGTCGGCGTCAGCTCCAACATCATGCGAACATTGATTGATCGCGAGTGGGTGCGTGTCGTCGGGCATAAGGATGTCCCGGGCAAACCGGCGCTGTATGCGACCACCAGGCAGTTTCTTGATTACTTCAATCTGACGAGTATCCAGGAGTTGCCGCCGCTGTCAGAAGTCCGGGAGCTGACCAAGTCCAGCCCGGAATTTGATCTGGAAGATGATCTGGCTGCTCGCAATGTGCTCGAAGTGCCCGAGGATGAACCGGAAGGGCCGGCTCAGGTGATCGGTGAGGAAGGTGAGGTGCTGGTATTTGATGCCGAGGACCTGCCTGATGAAGACGAAGCTGCCGCGCTTGCGCGCAAACCGCTGGATGAAATACTGGGCCTGAGCAGCGAAGTGGATGTGATTGACGACGAAGAGGGAGTGGTTCACGACGGTGAGTCAGCCTTCGAACCAGAAGTGGACGACGAGGAGCGAGTCGGCGAGGGCGCTGCAGAACATAATGAGTCAGAACCGGATGCGGTCGACGCGCCTGTCCGCGAAGCGGGCGGCCCCGCACAGGAAGACAGTGTCCCCGAGCAGCTGCTCGCCGAAGCGAATGCTCCTGTAATGGACGAGGGGCTCCAGCAGGAGGATTCCGATGGCCGGGAACCTGCCGGTAAACCCGATTCTGACAGTGAGCCGGCGACTTCGAATGGAGAGCTGCCTGCCGACGGGACAGAGGGCGAGGAAGTTGCTGCCGATGGCGACAGGTCGGCCTCTGAGTCAGAGGAAGAGCGAGACGCTTTAGAGGCGGAATCTGGCGGGGAAGGGCAGCCGGGGTCCAGGCCTGCCATCAAGACTTCAGCACACTAGTGCCGAGCTGAGTGACCGACACAATCATCATTACGAGTAACTGATCCAGATGGATGAGAAATTACAGAAAGTTCTGGCGCGCGCCGGGTTTGGTTCCCGCCGTGAACTGGAGCAGTGGATCAGCAAGGGGCGGGTTAAGGTCAATGGCCGCGTGGCGACACTCGGTGATCGGGTAACTCCTGACGACCGCATAACCGTGGATGGAAAAAAACTGGCTCCGCGACCCAGGGAAAAAGAACAGTGCCGGGTGTTACTTTATAACAAGCCGGAAGGAGAAATCTGTACCCGTAAGGACCCTGAAGGCCGTCCAACAGTTTATGATCGACTGCCCGGACTGAAACATGGCCGGTGGGTGGCAATCGGTCGGCTCGACATCAATACCGGCGGCCTGCTTTTGTTCACGACCGATGGCGAGCTTGCCAACCTGTTGATGCACCCCAGTTCAGGCATAGAACGGGAATACGCGGTAAGGGTCATTGGCGAGGTCACACCTGACAAGATCCAGGCGATGCATAAGGGGGTTCTGCTTGACGGCCACCTGTGCCGATTCACGGATATCCAGCACTACGGTGGCGAGGGGGCCAATCAGTGGTACCACGTGGTACTCATGGAGGGCCGCAATCGCGAGGTGCGACGCCTTTGGGAATCACAGGGAGTAAAAATCAGCCGCCTGAAAAGGGTTAGATTCGGGCCACTCTTCATCCCCAGCACCATAAGGCGCGGCCAGTTTTACGAACTGCCGGCTGCTGACATCAGCAAGCTGCGCCGGGCAGCCATCTCTGAGTCAGTTGCGGGTGCGCCTGTCTGAGCCCGCTCCCGACCTCAATCTGCTGATAAGCGCAGACCGGTCAGTTGCGGGCATGGCAAGGTTATGGCGTGTTACTGTTGCTGCTCGGGGTCGAATGATCTGACGTCGATCGCCTTACCGTGCACTCGCGCGCCCTCTGGTCCCATCAGATACAGGTAAACCGGCATCAGTGACTCAGGCGTGGGGACTGAGGCAGGATTCTCGGCCGGATAGGCGGCAGCCCGCATTCTGGTTCGGGTCCCACCCGGGTTGATGCTGTTGACTCGAATGGAAGTGGTGTTGCCGAGTTCATCCGCCAGTACCTGCATAAGCCCTTCGACGGCGAATTTAGTTACCGAATAGGCGCCCCAGTAAGCTCTTCCTTTCCGCCCCACGCTGGAGGCAGTAAACAGCAGTCGTCCTGCTGGCGAGCGTGTCAAGGCCGGCAGCAGTGCCCGGGTCAGGAGGAAAGCGGCGTTCACATTCACCTGCATCAGATCCTGCCATTCCCGGTAGGGGTAATGTTCAACAGGGCTGCGAGGACCCAGTTGCGAAGCATTGTGGAGCAGGCCGTCCAGGCAGGGGAAATGCTCGTCCAGAGACTCCTTCAGGGCAGCATAGTCCTGCTCACCGGCTTTCAGCAGGTCCAGCGGATGAATCAGGGCGGTACCGGGGGCGAGGGCTTCGATTTCATCGTAGACCTCTTCCAGTTTCGACTGGGTCCTGCCAGTGAGGATCACGTTTGCGCCGTGCTGCGCGTAGCAGAGTGCGGCAGCGCGCCCGATTCCGTCGCCGGCTCCGGTAATGAGAATGGTTTTGTCAGCCAGTAAATCAGTGGCCGGTTGGTAATTGAACACGGTTAGTTACTCAGGCAAATTGCAGAATCTTTAAGAGGGGTTCCAGGTCGGTAGCGGTGTTGATCACGAAGTCAGCCGGCCATTCTTCGATGCGGGTATCGACTTTCAGATAGCCATAGGCAGCTGCCACGGCAATGATGTCGGCATTCTTGGCTGCCTGCATGTCGCGCAGGTGATCCCCGACGTAGACCGTGCGCTCTGTATCGCGGTCAAGCTGTTGGCAGGCCAGCAGCAATGCCTCCGGATCCGGCTTTCCCCGGGCTACGTGATCAGGGCATACCAGTGTGCCGCAACGTTTCAGCAGCTGCAACTGATCGAGCAGCCGTTGGCTGTATTTTTCCGGCTTGTTGGTGACTATGCCCCAGGGCACGCCCGCATTCTCCAGCTTGTCGAGCAGAGAGAGAATGCCCGGGTAGGGTTGCGCCCGGGTGTCAGACAACTGTTCGAAGTACATATCCAGCAGTTGCTGCAGCCGCGCCTGGAATTCAGCATCGTGCTCCTGCAGGCCAAAGCCGAGCTTGATCAGGGCCCGGGCGCCATCTGAGACGGTCTGATGGATCCGGTCGGCGGCAACCTGCTGCATGCCAGCCTGATCCAGCATCTTATCGAGAACCAGCTGGAAGTCTGCCGCGGTGTCCACCAGGGTGCCGTCGAGGTCAAACAGTACACATTCGATGCCGGTAGTCAGGCTGCTTTCTTCCACGTCAAATGTCCTGTTCGGGTTTCTGATAGCGGGCGATGTAGTTTACGTCGAGGTTCTTCTGCAGGGCATATTTTCTGGTCAGCGGGTTGTATCCCATTCCCACCTGGTCGCAGAGGTAAAGGTTTGCCTCGCGACACCAGCCTGCGAGTTCGGAAGGCTTGATGAATTTGTCGTACTCGTGAGTGCCGCGAGGCAGCAGGTTCAGCACGTACTCGGCCCCGACAATGGCAAAAAGATAGGCCTTGGGGTTGCGGTTGATGGTGGAAAAAAACACCAGTCCACCTGGCTTGACCAGGCGCTCGCAGGCCTGCACGATTGAGGCGGGTGAAGGGACATGTTCCAGCATCTCAAGGCAGGTTACCGCGTCAAAACGAGCTGGGTGCCGGGCGGCGAACTCCTCCGTGGTGATTTTCTGATAATCGATTTCGAGGCCGCTTTCCAACTGGTGCAGTCTGGCCACTCCCAGGGGGGCATCGGCCATATCGATTGCGGTGACATGTGCGCCGTGATGGGCCATCGCCTCGGACAGGATGCCGCCACCGCAGCCGATATCGAGCACTTCCTTGCCGGCCAGATTGATCGCCTGACTGATGTAATTCATACGCAGCGGATTGATGTCGTGCAGCGGCTTGAACTCGCTGTTGGGGTCCCACCAGCGGGATGCCAGCGCTTCGAATTTTCGGATTTCCAGTTCGTCAACATTGCTCATTACAGGACTCCACTGATTTCTTTCTGCCAGTGCAGGGCAAGTTCCTGCACAGCGCCATATTCCAGCGTTGTCAGCTGCCGGTCATTCACAACTGCGCGGCCTCCGACCCAGACATGACTGACCTGTGCCGCCTGGGTGTTATAGACCAGGTGCGACTCCGGATTGTAGACCGGCAAAGCGTTCAAGGAATCGAGTCGAACGGCGGTCAGGTCGGCGAATTTTCCCGCTTCAATGCTGCCGATCAGTTGCTCCAGGCCCAGCGCTCGGGCGCCATTGATGGTCGCCAGCTGCAGGGCCTGATGAGCCGGTAAAGTGCTGGCATCGCCAGCAACGCCTTTGGCCAGCAATGCTGCAGTTCTCATTTCAGAAAACATGTCCAGGTCGTTGTTGCTGGCACAACCGTCGGTTCCGAGAGCTACGTTTACGCCGGCCGAAATCAGCGCCCCGACCGGGCAGAATCCACTGGCCAGTTTCAGATTGGATTCGGGGCAATGTACTACGTGAGCTCCGTTGTCGCGGATCAGCTGGATATCCTGCTCAGATAACTGGGTTCCATGGACGCAGACCAGTCTTGGGCTGACCAGCCCCAGCTCTGCCAGGCGCTGCAACGGGCGCTTGCCGGTGCTCTGTATGGCGGTCTCAACCTCTTCGGCGGTCTCGTGGAGGTGCATGTGAATCGGAATGTCCAGCTCCTCCGCCAGGGTCATGATTTTCTGCAGGGGGGCGTCCGACACCGTATACGGCGCATGGGGGCCGAAGGCGGTGTATATCAGTTCACTGTTACGGTAATCGTCATGCAGATCTGTGGCCTTGAAAATATACTCGTCGGCGTTCTGGCCCCAGACGGTGGGGAAATCCAGAACCGGGCTGGACAGCTGCGTCCGGATGTGGGCGTTGGTCGCTGCGCGGGCTACGGCATCGGGGAAGAAATACATGTCTGCAAAACAGGTAGTGCCGCTCAGCAGCATTTCGGCAATGGCCAGTTCGGCGCCCTGGTAGACAAAATCCTCACTGACTAATTTACTTTCCAGTGGCCAGATATGGTCCTCCAGCCAGGTTTTCAGCGGCACATCATCGGCAATGCCGCGAAACAGGCTCATCGGGGAGTGGCCATGGGAGTTGACCAGCCCCGGTATCAGTACGTGACTGGCAAGTTTGACTTCAGCGATTCCCGGGTAACGCGCGGGCAGGTCTGCGGTGGGCAGAATAGCCTGAATGCGCTTTGCGCCGATTATCACGCTGTGATCGTGCAGTACGACCCCTGCGGGGATAACGGGAATGAGCCAGCGGGGTGAAATGGCCAGCTCGATTTGTTGTTCAGTTTGCGGGTCCAAGTGTGCTACGCGTACGGTTGGTTAACGAGGGCGGCATTATAACGTCAACGGGGGAAAATAGCTTGGCGAAATTGCTGCGGCCCGGAACTGTAAAAGTTATCCCCAGGCTGGTATTTCCGGCACTATTTGGTGGCATTTTCCCTGTTAGTTTCGGCCTGGAATGTGTTAGAATTCTTGGCTTGATTTACGGCGGAAAACTATCTTGCTGACAACACTGCTTTGTAGCATATCCAGGCTTTTTTTCGGCGCGGCTCCGGCGGCAAAAACACTACCACGCTACAGTCAGAATAATTATTCAAATCAACTGAGATCATGCAATCTTTACACATGAGGATTAGGGTGGCTTATGTCTGAGTTTGCCAAACAGGTATCACCGGTCGCGCTGGAAAGCGAGATGCGGGAATCCTATCTAGCCTACGCCATGAGTGTCATTGTCGGGCGCGCGCTGCCGGATGTCCGCGACGGGCTCAAGCCGGTTCACCGGCGGGTTCTGTTCGCCATGAACGTGCTGTCCAACGATTACAACAAACCGTATAAAAAATCCGCCCGCGTGGTGGGCGACGTTATCGGTAAATACCACCCGCACGGTGATACTGCGGCCTACGACACCATCGTTCGAATGGCGCAGAGCTTTTCCCTGCGCTACCCACTGGTCGACGGGCAGGGAAACTTCGGTTCGGTGGATGGCGATGCCGCTGCTGCCATGCGTTACACAGAAATCCGTATGGCCAGGATTGCCCACGATCTGTTGGCAGACCTTGATAAGGAAACGGTCGATTTTTCGGATAACTACGACGGCACAGAGCAGATTCCTGACGTGTTGCCAACCCAGATACCCAATCTCCTGGTCAACGGGTCTTCGGGTATCGCCGTGGGTATGGCTACCAACATACCGCCCCACAACCTGACCGAAGTGGTGAACGCCTGCATCGCCCTGTTGGACGATCCTGCCATCGAACTTGAAGGTATTATGGAGCACATCCAGGGGCCGGATTTCCCAACTGCGGGAATCATCAACGGCAGGGCCGGTATCGTCCAGGCATACCGGACCGGGCGGGGCCGCATTTATGTGCGCGCCAGAGCAGAAATATTAACGGACGAGAAAAGCGGCAGGTCGACCATCCTGGTCACGGAAATTCCCTACCAGCTGAACAAGGCAAGACTTATCGAGCGTATTGCCGAGCTGGTTAAGGAGAAAAAGCTGGAGGGTATCACCGAGCTGCGCGATGAGTCCGACAAGGATGGTATGCGTATTGTCATCGAGCTCCGCAAAGGTGAGGTGCCTGACGTAATACTTAATAATCTCTATGCGCAGACGCAGATGCAATCCGTGTTCGGTATCAACATGGTGGCTCTGGTAGATGGACAGCCGCGGCTGCTGAATCTGCGGGATGCGCTGGAATCCTTTGTGCGGCATCGACGTGAGGTGGTAACCCGTCGCACTCAATATCTGTTGCGCAAGGCCCGCGAACGGGGGCACATCCTGGAAGGACTGGCGGTGGCGCTGGCTAACATCGACGCCGTAATCGAATTGATCAAGTCTTCGCCCAGTTCCGCTGAAGCCAAGGAGAAATTGCTGGCAAGATCCTGGCATTCCGAGAGTGTACTGAAAATGCTGGGAGAATCAGGTTCTGATGCCTGCCGGCCAGACGATCTGGATCCCAGGTACGGTATCAGGAATGAAGAGTACTTTCTGTCACCCGAGCAGGCTCAGGCGATCCTTGATCTGCGCTTGCATCGTTTAACCGGCCTGGAGCAGGAAAAGCTCATTAACGACTACAAGGAGTTGTTGAAACAGATCGCCGATTATATCGATATTCTGGGCAATGAGCCGCGATTGCTTTCGGTTGTACGCGAGGAACTGGAGCGCGTGCGGAGTGATTACGGTGACGAGCGGCGCACGGAAATCGTCGAATCGCAGCAGGATCTCACGGTCGAAGATCTGATTACCGAGGAAGAACGGGTGGTGACCATTTCCCAGACCGGCTATGCGAAATCTCAGCCATTGAGTGACTACAGTGCTCAGCGTCGCGGTGGCATGGGCAAGGCGGCAGCCTCGGTCAAGGACGAGGATTTTGTCGAACATCTGTTGGTGGCAAGCACCCATGACACGGTGCTGTGTTTCAGCAATGCGGGTAAGGTTTACTGGCTGAAGGTATACCAGTTTCCGCTGGCGGCGAGAACAGCACGCGGCAAGCCCATCGTCAATATTCTGCCCCTGGAAGAGGGGGAGCATATTACCAGCCTGCTGCCAATCCGGGAGTATTCCGAAAACCATTTTGTGTTTATGGCGACGGCAAACGGAACGGTCAAGAAAACCGAGTTGACCAGTTTTGCTCGCCCCCGTAGCGTGGGCCTGAAGGCACTGGAGCTGGACGAGGGCGATGTGCTGGTTGGCACTGCAATTACGGACGGTTCTCAGGATGTGATGTTGATCAGCAGCAGCGGCAAAACTATCAGGTTCAGGGAAGATGACGTGCGCCCAATGGGCAGGACAGCGAGAGGGGTGCGAGGTATCCGTCTGGCTGACGGACATTCTATGATCGCATTGATCATTCCAGAACCTGAGAAGCAGATTCTGCTTGTCAGTGAAAATGGTTACGGTAAGCGCACCCGGATTGAGGATTACCCCGTTTATGGTCGGGGCGGGCAGGGCGTTATAGGCATTCAGGCCAGTTCCCGCAACGGTGCGGTGGTTGGTGCTGCTCAGGTGGATGATGGCGATGAAATCATGCTCATATCCGATAAAGGGACTCTGGTGCGAACCCGAATCGATGAGGTTTCCGTGCAGGGTCGCAATACCCAGGGGGTTCGACTGATCAAGCTGAAGAAGGAAGAGCGCCTGGTTGGGCTGGCGCGTGTCAATGAGCCTGAGGACATCGGTGAAGCTGGTGAGTCAGCCGGCCCGGAGACTGAATAAGCCCTGTTCTGGAACTGATTTCATGACTTCAAACCCAGCGATGCCGCAACAGAACGAGCGTACGCGCTTGTGACAGAACTCAATCCAGGTAGTGGAGCTGTCGCATTTCTGGGCCCTGCCGGAACGTTTTCCCATTCGGCCGTGCTCGATTTGTTCGGGCGGGACACCAGGCTGTTCGACTGCGCCACCATAGACGATGTGTTCTCTGCCGTGGAAAAAGGCAGTGCCAGATACGGCGTAGTCCCGGTGGAAAACTCTACTGAAGGTGCGGTCAACAACACACTCGACTGCCTGGTAGCAACTGAACTGAAGATAGTGGGTGAGGTAGTGGTGCCTATTGAGCACCATTTTATGGTCAAGCCTGGCACAGACCTCGGCAATCTTGCGAAAGTGGTCTCTCATAAACAGTCCCTCGCACAATGTCGAAAATGGCTCGCTGGCAATTGGCCGACTCTGCCCCAGGAAGAGGCTGCGAGTAACGCGCAGGCCGCCAGATTGGCTGCGCAGCATACCGGGGTAGCCGCCATTGCCGGCAGAATGGCTGCCGATGCTTATGGTCTGGAGATTGTCAATTCGGCGATTCAGGATCAGAGTGATAACAGCACACGCTTTCTGGTGATCGGTAAGCATACCCGCACTGCCACCGGAAAAGACAAGACCAGCACCTTGATTTACACGGAAAACCGTCCAGGGGCTCTGTTTCGCGTACTGAAGCCTTTCGAGCAGCATCAGGTAAGCCTGACTCGCATCGAAACCCGACCCTCCAGAAAGGAAGCCTGGGATTACGTGTTTTTTATCGATTTTCAGGGACATTGCAGCGACGCCGCCGTCAAACAGGTATTGGCAGAGCTGACCCTTTGCACCGTCGAGATCAAGGTGCTGG is part of the Gammaproteobacteria bacterium genome and harbors:
- a CDS encoding ScpA family protein, with amino-acid sequence MAELVDQPSQEELPFAYVAGRAITELPKDLYIPPDALEIFLEAFEGPLDLLLYLIKRQNIDILEINVSDITQQYMAYVDLMEASQFELAAEYLVMAATLAEIKSRILLPRQQEEEDEEEDPRTQLIRRLQEYERYKKAAEDIEELPRMDRDLYQASGALPEIDRVVSDPDVDLQTVLQALAAVLRRGDMFEHHHVQRETLSTREKMSEVLARLSTQKFVPLVSLLLREEGRLGVVVTFLAVMELIKDSMIEIVQSEPFAPIHLKARS
- the scpB gene encoding SMC-Scp complex subunit ScpB, whose product is MVDVDNKIKMIVEGLLLAAGKPLSLSVIAGVFSEDERPEPAELRDVLTAIAEDCNDRGFELKEVASGFRFQVKQDISEWIARLWEEKPPRYSRALLETLALIAYRQPITRGDIEEIRGVGVSSNIMRTLIDREWVRVVGHKDVPGKPALYATTRQFLDYFNLTSIQELPPLSEVRELTKSSPEFDLEDDLAARNVLEVPEDEPEGPAQVIGEEGEVLVFDAEDLPDEDEAAALARKPLDEILGLSSEVDVIDDEEGVVHDGESAFEPEVDDEERVGEGAAEHNESEPDAVDAPVREAGGPAQEDSVPEQLLAEANAPVMDEGLQQEDSDGREPAGKPDSDSEPATSNGELPADGTEGEEVAADGDRSASESEEERDALEAESGGEGQPGSRPAIKTSAH
- the rluB gene encoding 23S rRNA pseudouridine(2605) synthase RluB, with amino-acid sequence MDEKLQKVLARAGFGSRRELEQWISKGRVKVNGRVATLGDRVTPDDRITVDGKKLAPRPREKEQCRVLLYNKPEGEICTRKDPEGRPTVYDRLPGLKHGRWVAIGRLDINTGGLLLFTTDGELANLLMHPSSGIEREYAVRVIGEVTPDKIQAMHKGVLLDGHLCRFTDIQHYGGEGANQWYHVVLMEGRNREVRRLWESQGVKISRLKRVRFGPLFIPSTIRRGQFYELPAADISKLRRAAISESVAGAPV
- a CDS encoding YciK family oxidoreductase; the encoded protein is MFNYQPATDLLADKTILITGAGDGIGRAAALCYAQHGANVILTGRTQSKLEEVYDEIEALAPGTALIHPLDLLKAGEQDYAALKESLDEHFPCLDGLLHNASQLGPRSPVEHYPYREWQDLMQVNVNAAFLLTRALLPALTRSPAGRLLFTASSVGRKGRAYWGAYSVTKFAVEGLMQVLADELGNTTSIRVNSINPGGTRTRMRAAAYPAENPASVPTPESLMPVYLYLMGPEGARVHGKAIDVRSFDPEQQQ
- a CDS encoding HAD-IA family hydrolase; translated protein: MEESSLTTGIECVLFDLDGTLVDTAADFQLVLDKMLDQAGMQQVAADRIHQTVSDGARALIKLGFGLQEHDAEFQARLQQLLDMYFEQLSDTRAQPYPGILSLLDKLENAGVPWGIVTNKPEKYSQRLLDQLQLLKRCGTLVCPDHVARGKPDPEALLLACQQLDRDTERTVYVGDHLRDMQAAKNADIIAVAAAYGYLKVDTRIEEWPADFVINTATDLEPLLKILQFA
- the ubiG gene encoding bifunctional 2-polyprenyl-6-hydroxyphenol methylase/3-demethylubiquinol 3-O-methyltransferase UbiG, whose amino-acid sequence is MSNVDELEIRKFEALASRWWDPNSEFKPLHDINPLRMNYISQAINLAGKEVLDIGCGGGILSEAMAHHGAHVTAIDMADAPLGVARLHQLESGLEIDYQKITTEEFAARHPARFDAVTCLEMLEHVPSPASIVQACERLVKPGGLVFFSTINRNPKAYLFAIVGAEYVLNLLPRGTHEYDKFIKPSELAGWCREANLYLCDQVGMGYNPLTRKYALQKNLDVNYIARYQKPEQDI
- a CDS encoding TRZ/ATZ family hydrolase, which codes for MDPQTEQQIELAISPRWLIPVIPAGVVLHDHSVIIGAKRIQAILPTADLPARYPGIAEVKLASHVLIPGLVNSHGHSPMSLFRGIADDVPLKTWLEDHIWPLESKLVSEDFVYQGAELAIAEMLLSGTTCFADMYFFPDAVARAATNAHIRTQLSSPVLDFPTVWGQNADEYIFKATDLHDDYRNSELIYTAFGPHAPYTVSDAPLQKIMTLAEELDIPIHMHLHETAEEVETAIQSTGKRPLQRLAELGLVSPRLVCVHGTQLSEQDIQLIRDNGAHVVHCPESNLKLASGFCPVGALISAGVNVALGTDGCASNNDLDMFSEMRTAALLAKGVAGDASTLPAHQALQLATINGARALGLEQLIGSIEAGKFADLTAVRLDSLNALPVYNPESHLVYNTQAAQVSHVWVGGRAVVNDRQLTTLEYGAVQELALHWQKEISGVL
- the gyrA gene encoding DNA gyrase subunit A, translating into MSEFAKQVSPVALESEMRESYLAYAMSVIVGRALPDVRDGLKPVHRRVLFAMNVLSNDYNKPYKKSARVVGDVIGKYHPHGDTAAYDTIVRMAQSFSLRYPLVDGQGNFGSVDGDAAAAMRYTEIRMARIAHDLLADLDKETVDFSDNYDGTEQIPDVLPTQIPNLLVNGSSGIAVGMATNIPPHNLTEVVNACIALLDDPAIELEGIMEHIQGPDFPTAGIINGRAGIVQAYRTGRGRIYVRARAEILTDEKSGRSTILVTEIPYQLNKARLIERIAELVKEKKLEGITELRDESDKDGMRIVIELRKGEVPDVILNNLYAQTQMQSVFGINMVALVDGQPRLLNLRDALESFVRHRREVVTRRTQYLLRKARERGHILEGLAVALANIDAVIELIKSSPSSAEAKEKLLARSWHSESVLKMLGESGSDACRPDDLDPRYGIRNEEYFLSPEQAQAILDLRLHRLTGLEQEKLINDYKELLKQIADYIDILGNEPRLLSVVREELERVRSDYGDERRTEIVESQQDLTVEDLITEEERVVTISQTGYAKSQPLSDYSAQRRGGMGKAAASVKDEDFVEHLLVASTHDTVLCFSNAGKVYWLKVYQFPLAARTARGKPIVNILPLEEGEHITSLLPIREYSENHFVFMATANGTVKKTELTSFARPRSVGLKALELDEGDVLVGTAITDGSQDVMLISSSGKTIRFREDDVRPMGRTARGVRGIRLADGHSMIALIIPEPEKQILLVSENGYGKRTRIEDYPVYGRGGQGVIGIQASSRNGAVVGAAQVDDGDEIMLISDKGTLVRTRIDEVSVQGRNTQGVRLIKLKKEERLVGLARVNEPEDIGEAGESAGPETE
- the pheA gene encoding prephenate dehydratase codes for the protein MTELNPGSGAVAFLGPAGTFSHSAVLDLFGRDTRLFDCATIDDVFSAVEKGSARYGVVPVENSTEGAVNNTLDCLVATELKIVGEVVVPIEHHFMVKPGTDLGNLAKVVSHKQSLAQCRKWLAGNWPTLPQEEAASNAQAARLAAQHTGVAAIAGRMAADAYGLEIVNSAIQDQSDNSTRFLVIGKHTRTATGKDKTSTLIYTENRPGALFRVLKPFEQHQVSLTRIETRPSRKEAWDYVFFIDFQGHCSDAAVKQVLAELTLCTVEIKVLGSYPMAEAVPSEPLATAD